In the Bradyrhizobium guangzhouense genome, one interval contains:
- a CDS encoding DUF1499 domain-containing protein: MARRFSAPYQTEPVSSLATWARNLAVFAVVAVVVSIIIVRFDFLEMKPALATFFGGLGIAALSILFGLAGFAAIWQNGTRGMARILLAFLIDGAILAYPAYQALLYRKLPHIYDITTDPIDPPRFDALSRLRTGDGTNTAVYAGLYSAEQQRQFYPDIEPIELEIPVDRAYAIARQLVIKRKWTVIDEREPQPPRRMGRIEAVARTPIMGFREDISIRVVPDGDDSRVDIRSASRYFDSDLGSNAARVTKFIDDLNTAADADALKPAKKTPVAPPPKAPAKTVKK, from the coding sequence ATGGCCCGCAGGTTTTCCGCTCCCTATCAGACGGAGCCCGTGTCCAGCCTCGCCACCTGGGCGCGCAATCTGGCCGTGTTCGCGGTGGTGGCAGTGGTGGTGTCGATCATCATCGTCCGCTTCGACTTCCTGGAGATGAAGCCGGCGCTGGCCACCTTCTTCGGCGGGCTCGGCATTGCCGCCCTTTCCATCCTGTTCGGCCTCGCCGGCTTTGCTGCGATCTGGCAGAACGGCACGCGCGGCATGGCGCGCATCCTGCTCGCCTTCCTGATCGATGGCGCGATCCTCGCCTATCCCGCGTATCAGGCCCTGCTCTACCGCAAGCTGCCGCACATCTACGACATCACCACGGACCCGATCGACCCGCCGCGCTTCGATGCGCTGTCGCGCCTGCGCACCGGGGACGGCACCAACACCGCCGTTTACGCCGGTCTCTACTCGGCTGAGCAGCAGCGCCAGTTCTATCCTGATATCGAGCCGATCGAGCTCGAGATTCCCGTCGACCGCGCCTATGCGATCGCACGCCAGCTCGTCATCAAGCGCAAATGGACCGTCATCGACGAGCGCGAGCCGCAGCCGCCGCGCCGCATGGGACGCATCGAGGCGGTGGCGCGGACGCCGATCATGGGCTTTCGCGAGGATATCTCGATCAGGGTCGTGCCTGACGGCGACGATTCCCGCGTCGATATCCGCTCGGCCTCGCGCTATTTCGACAGCGACCTCGGCAGCAACGCCGCGCGCGTGACCAAATTCATCGACGATCTCAACACCGCCGCCGACGCCGATGCGCTGAAGCCGGCGAAGAAGACCCCGGTGGCGCCGCCACCCAAGGCACCGGCAAAGACGGTGAAGAAGTAG
- a CDS encoding MBL fold metallo-hydrolase: protein MSDNDDVPFNRNFPLKAGAVEEVRPGVRRVLCNNPSPFTFTGTVSYIIGQGNVAIIDPGPDDQAHAAALLDAVRGETVSHIFVTHTHRDHSPNTARIKQATGAPVYAEGPHRASRPRFESEKHNPESGSDRDFVPDIRIAHGDVVEGAGWRLEAVATPGHTANHLAFAWPERKFNFVGDHVMGWSTSIVAPPDGSMIDYMESLDRLAAREEDLYFSGHGPEIPEGQRFVRFLIRHRKAREASILHRLAKGETDIPTMVRAIYIGIDPRLTTAAGYSVLAHLEDLVARGVVATDGDPVIGGTYRMAG from the coding sequence ATGTCCGACAACGACGACGTCCCGTTCAACCGCAACTTTCCGCTGAAGGCCGGCGCCGTCGAGGAAGTTCGTCCAGGCGTCCGGCGGGTGCTCTGTAACAATCCGAGCCCGTTCACGTTTACGGGCACTGTCAGCTACATCATCGGCCAAGGCAACGTCGCGATCATCGATCCCGGTCCTGATGATCAGGCTCATGCGGCCGCGCTGCTCGACGCCGTGCGCGGCGAGACGGTGAGCCACATCTTCGTCACCCACACCCACCGCGACCACTCGCCCAACACGGCGCGGATCAAGCAGGCGACCGGCGCGCCTGTTTATGCCGAGGGCCCGCACCGCGCCTCGCGCCCCCGCTTCGAAAGCGAGAAGCACAATCCGGAATCCGGATCGGATCGCGACTTCGTGCCCGATATCAGGATCGCCCATGGTGACGTCGTCGAAGGCGCCGGCTGGCGGCTCGAGGCCGTGGCGACGCCCGGCCACACCGCCAATCATCTCGCCTTTGCCTGGCCCGAGCGAAAGTTCAACTTCGTCGGCGATCACGTGATGGGCTGGTCGACCTCGATCGTGGCGCCGCCCGACGGCTCGATGATCGACTACATGGAATCGCTCGACCGGCTCGCTGCGCGCGAGGAGGATTTGTATTTCTCCGGCCACGGCCCGGAGATCCCGGAGGGCCAGCGCTTCGTGCGCTTCCTGATCCGTCACCGCAAGGCGCGCGAGGCCTCGATCCTGCACCGCCTCGCCAAGGGCGAGACCGATATCCCGACCATGGTTCGCGCGATCTATATCGGCATCGACCCGCGCCTGACGACGGCCGCCGGCTATTCCGTGCTGGCGCATCTGGAAGATCTCGTCGCGCGCGGTGTCGTCGCGACGGATGGCGACCCGGTGATCGGCGGGACTTATCGGATGGCGGGTTAA
- a CDS encoding ABC transporter substrate-binding protein, with translation MKLFALRMLPWLLATSMAATAAAKAADNKVVIGDIDDMSGLYADVIGPGGVEAAKMAIEDFGGSVLGNKIEFMVSDHQNKPDVGAQKFREWADRDGITMILGGSNTGVSLAMNNVAKEKKIPFIAIGAAGASLTGKDCTPYTVHYVYDTTALGNGTAKTMVKQGGKSWFFLTADYAFGTQLQESASKVVEANGGKVVGAVRVPLSTSDFSSYLLQAQNSGAQVLGLANAGNDFTNSIKAADEFGIAKTMKPAALLAFISDIHSLGLKTAQGLYLTTGWYWDLNDKTRAFAKRYFEKTKREPTMNQAGYYSATMTYLNAVKAAGTTNSDKVMAELKKMKIDDMFTSNGKIRADGLMEHEMYIMQVKKPEESKQPWDYYKLVQTMTGEEAFGKLSDSACPLITH, from the coding sequence ATGAAATTGTTTGCGCTGCGAATGCTGCCTTGGCTGCTGGCCACGTCGATGGCGGCCACGGCCGCCGCAAAGGCGGCCGATAACAAGGTCGTGATCGGTGATATCGACGATATGTCGGGCCTGTACGCCGACGTGATCGGCCCCGGCGGCGTCGAAGCGGCCAAAATGGCGATCGAGGATTTCGGCGGCAGCGTCCTCGGCAACAAGATCGAGTTCATGGTCTCGGACCACCAGAACAAGCCCGATGTCGGTGCGCAGAAATTCCGCGAATGGGCCGACCGCGACGGCATCACGATGATCCTCGGCGGCTCCAACACCGGCGTCAGCCTGGCGATGAACAATGTCGCCAAGGAGAAGAAGATCCCGTTCATTGCGATCGGCGCCGCCGGCGCCTCGCTGACCGGCAAGGACTGCACGCCCTACACCGTGCATTACGTCTACGACACCACGGCACTGGGCAACGGTACCGCCAAGACCATGGTGAAGCAGGGCGGCAAATCCTGGTTCTTCCTGACGGCAGACTATGCCTTCGGCACGCAGTTGCAGGAATCCGCCTCGAAGGTCGTCGAGGCCAATGGCGGCAAGGTGGTCGGCGCGGTGCGCGTGCCGCTCTCGACCTCCGACTTCTCCAGCTACCTGCTGCAGGCCCAAAACTCGGGTGCGCAAGTGCTGGGCCTCGCCAATGCCGGCAACGATTTCACCAACTCGATCAAGGCAGCCGACGAATTCGGCATCGCCAAGACGATGAAGCCGGCCGCATTGCTCGCCTTCATCAGCGACATCCACAGCCTCGGGCTGAAGACCGCGCAAGGCCTCTATCTCACGACAGGCTGGTACTGGGATCTCAACGACAAGACCCGCGCCTTCGCCAAGCGCTATTTCGAGAAGACCAAGCGCGAGCCCACCATGAACCAGGCTGGCTACTATTCGGCCACCATGACCTACCTCAACGCGGTCAAGGCTGCCGGCACGACCAACTCCGACAAGGTGATGGCCGAACTCAAGAAGATGAAGATCGACGACATGTTCACCAGCAACGGCAAGATCCGCGCCGACGGGCTGATGGAACATGAGATGTACATCATGCAGGTGAAGAAGCCCGAAGAATCCAAGCAGCCCTGGGACTACTACAAGCTGGTTCAGACCATGACAGGCGAGGAGGCATTCGGAAAGCTGTCGGACTCGGCCTGCCCGCTGATCACGCACTGA
- a CDS encoding YrhB domain-containing protein, with the protein MDVAAAIAAFEVFIERKQNELGETLASLGRPERLSRGWAFYYQSRAYMETGEFSSMLVGHGPVVIKDEGGIIEGGSLDNDPEALLNRVGETPINGPDVGDPHLR; encoded by the coding sequence ATGGACGTAGCAGCGGCGATTGCAGCATTCGAGGTATTTATAGAGCGAAAGCAGAATGAGCTCGGGGAGACCCTTGCGTCCCTAGGCAGGCCCGAGCGCCTGTCGCGCGGGTGGGCGTTTTACTATCAATCGCGTGCCTACATGGAGACTGGTGAGTTTAGTTCAATGCTAGTCGGCCATGGGCCTGTCGTGATCAAGGATGAGGGTGGGATCATCGAGGGCGGCTCACTGGACAATGACCCAGAAGCTTTGCTGAATCGCGTCGGCGAGACACCGATAAACGGTCCTGATGTTGGCGACCCGCATCTTCGCTGA
- the ribB gene encoding 3,4-dihydroxy-2-butanone-4-phosphate synthase, with translation MPDTVQEVLQAFARGELVVVTDDEDREGEGDLIVAASFCTAEKMAFIIRHTSGIVCAPITTEDARRLRLDPMVAHNDSAHTTAFTVSIDYKPDGGTGISAEERASCCRALSNPNAGANDFARPGHIFPLIAKDGGVLLRSGHTEAAVDLCKLSGLPPVGVISELMNDDGSVMKGEQVAQFAARHKLRHVTIADMIAYRQAREKLIERVSTFTTESPIGPLQGYAYRSPFDSIAHVAFVYNGVGDGKNVLTRFHKPNIVKDTFTGHKRMAAVLEHFKKSGRGVLVYLRDGAAGVPVSPLPDETATEADRNRQWREVGVGAQILRDLGVTSIRHLTSSVHDYKGLSGFGIEIVANEQLES, from the coding sequence ATGCCCGATACCGTCCAGGAAGTCTTGCAGGCCTTTGCCAGGGGCGAGCTCGTCGTCGTGACCGACGACGAGGATCGCGAAGGCGAGGGCGATCTGATCGTTGCCGCCTCATTCTGCACGGCGGAAAAGATGGCCTTCATCATCCGCCACACCTCGGGCATCGTCTGCGCGCCGATTACCACCGAGGATGCGCGCCGGCTGCGGCTCGATCCGATGGTCGCCCACAACGATTCCGCGCACACCACCGCCTTCACGGTCTCGATCGACTACAAGCCCGACGGCGGCACCGGCATCTCGGCCGAGGAGCGCGCCTCCTGCTGCCGCGCGCTGTCCAACCCCAATGCCGGCGCCAACGACTTCGCCCGCCCGGGCCATATCTTCCCGCTGATCGCCAAGGATGGCGGCGTGCTGCTGCGCTCCGGCCATACCGAGGCCGCGGTCGACCTCTGCAAGCTCTCGGGGCTTCCGCCGGTCGGCGTCATCAGCGAGCTGATGAACGACGACGGCAGTGTGATGAAGGGCGAGCAGGTCGCTCAGTTCGCAGCCAGGCACAAGCTGAGGCACGTCACCATCGCCGACATGATCGCCTACCGGCAGGCACGCGAAAAGCTGATCGAGCGGGTCTCGACCTTCACGACCGAAAGCCCGATCGGGCCGCTACAGGGCTATGCCTATCGTTCGCCGTTCGATTCCATCGCCCACGTTGCTTTCGTCTATAACGGCGTCGGTGACGGCAAGAACGTGCTGACGCGCTTCCACAAGCCGAACATCGTCAAGGACACCTTTACCGGCCACAAGCGCATGGCGGCCGTGCTCGAGCACTTCAAGAAGTCCGGCCGCGGCGTGCTGGTTTATCTGCGCGACGGTGCGGCCGGTGTTCCCGTGTCGCCGCTGCCGGATGAGACGGCGACGGAAGCCGACCGCAACCGCCAGTGGCGCGAGGTCGGCGTTGGCGCGCAGATCCTGCGCGATCTCGGCGTCACCTCGATCCGCCATCTCACCTCGTCTGTGCACGACTACAAGGGCCTCTCGGGCTTCGGCATCGAGATCGTCGCCAACGAGCAGCTCGAAAGCTAG
- a CDS encoding ABC transporter substrate-binding protein — MTSPVQEAYARALREGLSALGWIEGKNIQSDFRWARPDPDKLRADAASLVDLNPEVIVSGGTQATTVLRDLTERIPIVFVHVADPVQEGLVQSLPHPGANITGFAAYEFSIAGKWLELLKEIAPRTTNVLVLAGPNPTWRTHVKTMQDAAPLLEIQLTIAHVKSAAEIEAEVDAFAKRPRGAMIALPDIMLSANHERITGLAGKYRLPDLYANVQALGNGLIRYSSDWPDLYRRAATYVDRILKGAEPGDLPVQQPVKFELIINLKTASALGLTVPPALLARADEVIE; from the coding sequence GTGACTAGTCCCGTCCAAGAAGCCTACGCACGTGCGCTTCGAGAGGGCCTCAGTGCCCTCGGCTGGATCGAAGGCAAGAATATCCAGTCTGATTTTCGCTGGGCCAGACCAGACCCTGACAAACTGAGAGCCGACGCTGCCAGTCTGGTTGATCTCAATCCTGAAGTGATTGTCAGTGGTGGTACGCAGGCGACAACTGTCTTGCGCGATCTAACTGAGAGAATTCCGATTGTTTTCGTGCACGTTGCCGACCCCGTTCAGGAGGGCCTTGTGCAAAGTCTCCCACATCCTGGAGCAAACATAACCGGCTTTGCCGCATATGAATTCTCGATCGCCGGAAAATGGCTAGAACTGCTCAAGGAAATTGCGCCGCGCACGACGAACGTTCTGGTCCTCGCCGGCCCAAACCCAACTTGGCGGACACACGTAAAAACGATGCAAGACGCGGCGCCATTGCTCGAAATACAGTTGACCATCGCGCACGTGAAAAGCGCCGCGGAAATCGAAGCAGAGGTTGACGCCTTTGCAAAAAGGCCGAGAGGCGCCATGATCGCTCTGCCGGACATCATGCTTTCGGCCAACCACGAGCGTATCACTGGCCTCGCCGGCAAGTACCGCCTACCGGACCTCTATGCAAACGTGCAGGCGCTCGGAAATGGATTGATCCGCTACAGCTCCGACTGGCCCGACCTCTACCGACGTGCAGCAACCTATGTCGATAGAATCCTAAAAGGCGCGGAGCCGGGTGATCTTCCGGTCCAACAACCCGTCAAATTTGAGCTGATCATCAATCTCAAGACGGCGAGCGCCCTGGGTCTCACGGTCCCTCCGGCTCTGCTCGCCCGCGCCGACGAGGTGATCGAGTGA
- a CDS encoding DUF3124 domain-containing protein: MRAALAAAMLLCPLAFAGPAAAQPKVNLEQTFADSLQAMPKEELAVTGGFYVPAYSSVAMSQGKLRVDFSVTLSVHNASETQALVVRRIAYFDTAGKQVESYLKAPVAVKPLATISIVIPTDDVRGGTGANFIVDWAATGEIAEPVVEALMVGGVANAHYAFISQGRPTRTVGKK; the protein is encoded by the coding sequence ATGCGGGCGGCCCTCGCCGCTGCAATGCTGCTATGCCCCCTCGCCTTCGCCGGCCCAGCGGCCGCACAGCCCAAGGTGAACCTCGAACAGACCTTCGCCGATTCGCTTCAAGCGATGCCGAAGGAGGAACTCGCCGTGACCGGCGGCTTCTACGTGCCGGCCTATTCGAGCGTGGCGATGAGCCAGGGCAAGCTGCGGGTCGATTTCTCGGTGACCTTGAGCGTCCACAACGCCTCGGAGACGCAAGCCCTGGTGGTGAGGCGCATCGCCTATTTCGACACCGCGGGCAAGCAGGTCGAGAGCTATCTGAAGGCGCCGGTCGCCGTGAAGCCGCTCGCCACCATCTCGATCGTCATTCCGACCGACGACGTGCGCGGCGGGACCGGGGCCAATTTCATCGTGGACTGGGCCGCCACGGGCGAGATCGCCGAGCCCGTCGTCGAGGCCCTGATGGTTGGCGGCGTCGCCAATGCGCATTACGCTTTCATCAGCCAGGGCCGTCCGACCAGGACGGTGGGTAAAAAATAG
- a CDS encoding cation:proton antiporter, which produces MHELIRDITLCILFAWMLGLAAHFSRQPLILAYLIAGFCIGPFGAGWVKSQESISVISELGLIFMLFMIGLEIDLKKIVRAGKVILFAAGGQLLGGCLLGILFFTGIGLSLGGGHFDALYLCIACALSSTVIIVKVLYEKRELDTLPGRITLGVLVLQDIFAILFLAVQPSLANLQVSVILLSIGRVAVLVAAALLVSRYVLPRLFHQIARRPELILLGALAWCFLVAETAEQLSLSREMGALIAGVSLSTFPYALDVTAKVTTLRDFFITLFFVALGMTIPVPGLSVIGLALMIAAFTVVSRLVTTFTPLYLMKQGLRASLLPAINLAQISEFSLVVIQTGVTDNHIAAETANAASFAFVVLAVLSTFVMTRSDEITRWAIGPLKRIGLRDLDHGNGHAEEGHEGGHGEARRIVILGFFRAASALLAEIERQAPVLLEQITVVDFNPNVYQTLLSRGLHVIYGDISNVDTLLHAGIGKSEMIILSVPDALLKGASNEKLVRHVRSLNPNASIIATADLLSDVGELYAAGASYVTVTRLSDAHELLTVIEAAQAGLLADKRAELDARLGERREVLP; this is translated from the coding sequence ATGCACGAGCTCATTCGCGACATCACTCTCTGTATTCTGTTCGCCTGGATGCTGGGCCTCGCCGCTCATTTCTCCCGGCAGCCGCTGATCCTGGCCTACCTTATCGCCGGCTTCTGCATAGGTCCATTCGGTGCCGGCTGGGTCAAGTCGCAGGAATCGATCAGCGTCATCTCCGAGCTCGGCCTGATCTTCATGCTGTTCATGATCGGGCTCGAGATCGACCTCAAGAAGATCGTGCGGGCCGGCAAGGTGATCCTGTTCGCGGCCGGCGGCCAGCTCCTCGGCGGCTGCCTGCTCGGCATCCTGTTCTTCACGGGCATTGGGCTTTCGCTCGGCGGCGGCCATTTCGATGCGCTCTATCTCTGCATTGCCTGCGCGCTGTCCTCGACCGTCATCATCGTCAAGGTGCTCTACGAGAAGCGCGAGCTCGACACCTTGCCCGGCCGCATCACGCTCGGCGTGCTGGTGCTCCAGGACATTTTTGCCATCCTGTTCCTGGCGGTGCAGCCGAGCCTTGCCAATCTGCAGGTCAGCGTGATCCTGCTGTCGATCGGCCGCGTCGCAGTGCTGGTTGCCGCCGCGCTGCTGGTCAGTCGCTACGTGCTGCCGCGGCTGTTTCACCAGATCGCCCGCCGCCCCGAGCTGATCCTGCTCGGGGCGCTCGCCTGGTGCTTCCTCGTTGCCGAGACCGCCGAGCAGCTTTCGCTGTCGCGCGAGATGGGGGCCTTGATCGCCGGCGTCTCGCTGTCGACCTTTCCCTATGCGCTCGACGTCACCGCCAAGGTCACGACGCTGCGCGACTTCTTCATCACGCTGTTCTTCGTCGCGCTGGGCATGACCATTCCGGTGCCCGGCCTTTCCGTGATCGGGCTGGCACTGATGATCGCAGCCTTCACGGTGGTGAGCCGTCTCGTCACCACCTTCACGCCGCTCTATCTGATGAAGCAGGGCCTGCGTGCGAGCCTGCTGCCGGCGATCAATCTGGCGCAGATCTCCGAGTTCTCGCTGGTGGTGATCCAGACCGGTGTCACCGACAATCACATCGCAGCCGAAACGGCGAATGCGGCTTCCTTCGCCTTCGTGGTGCTCGCCGTGCTTTCGACCTTCGTCATGACGCGCAGCGACGAGATCACCCGCTGGGCGATCGGCCCGCTCAAGCGGATCGGCCTGCGCGATCTCGACCACGGCAACGGCCATGCCGAAGAGGGGCACGAGGGCGGCCACGGCGAGGCGCGCCGCATCGTCATCCTCGGCTTTTTCCGTGCGGCGAGCGCGCTGCTGGCCGAGATCGAGCGGCAGGCCCCGGTGCTGCTGGAGCAGATCACGGTGGTCGACTTCAACCCCAATGTGTACCAGACCCTGCTTTCGCGCGGCCTGCACGTCATCTATGGCGACATCAGCAATGTCGATACGCTGCTCCATGCCGGGATCGGCAAGTCCGAGATGATCATCCTCAGCGTGCCGGACGCGCTGTTGAAGGGCGCCAGCAACGAGAAGCTGGTCCGTCATGTTCGCTCCCTCAATCCGAATGCCTCGATCATCGCCACGGCCGATCTCCTCTCCGACGTCGGCGAGCTCTATGCGGCCGGCGCCAGCTACGTGACCGTGACCCGGCTCAGCGACGCTCATGAATTGTTGACGGTGATCGAGGCGGCGCAAGCCGGCCTGCTGGCCGACAAGCGCGCCGAGCTCGATGCTCGGCTGGGTGAGCGGCGCGAGGTGCTGCCCTGA
- a CDS encoding helix-turn-helix domain-containing protein — protein sequence MLNQVMDFAGEVLPGSCAVPPNSETAFLAELGERLKSSRARCELSRRELARRSGISERYIAQIEAGKGNVSIVLLLRLASAIHGSQPQAA from the coding sequence ATGCTGAATCAAGTGATGGATTTCGCGGGCGAGGTGCTGCCGGGAAGCTGTGCCGTGCCGCCTAATTCCGAGACCGCGTTTCTGGCCGAGCTGGGCGAGCGCCTGAAATCGTCGCGCGCCCGCTGCGAGCTGTCGCGCCGGGAGCTGGCCCGACGCTCCGGCATTTCGGAGCGCTACATCGCCCAGATCGAGGCCGGCAAGGGCAACGTCTCGATCGTCCTGTTGCTGCGGCTTGCCTCGGCCATCCACGGCAGCCAGCCGCAGGCGGCCTAA
- a CDS encoding PLP-dependent aminotransferase family protein, whose protein sequence is MTSSFDFAPLFPAGLPAPSARWTGLAKYSFVGGNNDSEQLPLDELIEAAKQALQREGRSLATYGLAHGPQGYIPLREFLVTKLKRDAGIVCTADDLMIVSGSLQALDLVNSTLLTRSDTVIVEQETYQGALQRLTRLGVNTVGIPLDDDGMRMDALASTLADLKSRGIRPKYIYTIPTVQNPTGSIMPESRRAELLRLAAEYGVPVFEDDCYADLVWSGERPPALSAMSQNGGVIHVGSFSKSIAPALRVGFIVAPWDVMSRMLALKTDAGSGALEQMVLATYCKPHFASHVPVLSKALRTKLDTLMEALNEQFGTAAEFGEPKGGIFLWVKLPDQVDTLKLYQAALAAGVAINPGPEWSTNKPYAGSRLRLCFASPSHQQIRDGIAVLAEICRKEFGVPARSANVEKRA, encoded by the coding sequence ATGACGTCCAGCTTCGATTTCGCGCCCCTGTTTCCCGCAGGGCTGCCGGCCCCTTCTGCGCGCTGGACGGGCCTTGCCAAATACAGCTTCGTCGGCGGCAACAACGATTCCGAGCAGCTGCCGCTCGACGAACTGATCGAGGCCGCCAAGCAGGCCCTGCAACGCGAGGGCCGCTCGCTTGCCACCTACGGACTGGCGCACGGCCCCCAGGGTTACATCCCCTTGCGCGAATTCCTGGTGACGAAGCTGAAGCGCGATGCCGGCATCGTCTGCACGGCCGACGACCTCATGATCGTCTCCGGCTCGCTGCAGGCGCTCGACCTCGTCAACAGCACGCTGCTGACGCGCAGCGACACCGTGATCGTCGAGCAGGAGACGTATCAGGGAGCGCTGCAGCGGCTGACGCGGCTCGGCGTCAACACGGTCGGCATTCCCCTCGACGACGACGGCATGCGGATGGACGCGCTGGCCTCGACGCTGGCCGACCTGAAGAGCCGCGGCATCCGGCCGAAATACATCTACACCATCCCGACCGTGCAGAACCCGACCGGCAGCATCATGCCGGAGAGCCGCCGCGCCGAGCTGCTGCGCCTGGCGGCCGAATATGGCGTGCCCGTCTTCGAGGACGATTGCTATGCCGACCTGGTCTGGTCCGGAGAGCGCCCGCCGGCGCTCTCCGCGATGAGCCAGAACGGCGGCGTGATCCATGTCGGCTCGTTCTCGAAATCGATCGCGCCGGCGCTGCGCGTCGGCTTCATCGTGGCGCCCTGGGATGTGATGTCGCGGATGCTGGCGCTGAAGACCGATGCCGGCTCCGGCGCGCTGGAGCAGATGGTGCTCGCCACCTATTGCAAGCCGCATTTCGCAAGCCACGTGCCTGTTCTGTCCAAGGCGCTGCGCACCAAGCTCGATACGCTGATGGAAGCCCTCAACGAGCAGTTCGGGACCGCGGCCGAATTCGGGGAGCCCAAGGGCGGCATCTTCCTGTGGGTGAAGCTGCCCGACCAGGTCGACACGCTCAAGCTCTATCAGGCGGCGCTTGCCGCCGGTGTCGCCATCAATCCCGGGCCGGAATGGTCGACCAACAAGCCGTATGCGGGCTCGCGCCTGCGGCTGTGCTTTGCAAGCCCGTCGCATCAGCAGATCCGCGACGGCATCGCCGTGCTGGCCGAAATCTGCCGCAAGGAGTTCGGCGTGCCGGCCCGCAGCGCCAATGTGGAGAAGCGGGCCTGA
- a CDS encoding acyl-CoA dehydrogenase yields MSVRPQTKDKPAAASFQWDDPFLLDEQLTEDERMVRDTARAYAQDKLLPRVTKAYLEEKTDREIFNEMGELGLIGITLPEEFGCANASYVAYGLVAREIERVDSGYRSMNSVQSSLVMYPIYAYGDENQRKKYLPKLASGEWVGCFGLTEPDAGSDPAGMKTRAEKVSDGYRLTGSKMWISNAPIADVFVIWAKSAEHDNQIRGFVLEKGMKGLSAPKIGSKLSLRASITGEVVMDGVVVPESALLPNVSGLKGPFGCLNRARYGISWGALGAAEDCMHRARQYTLDRKQFGKPLAATQLVQKKLADMETEIALGLQGSLRVGRLMDEGKFAPEMISIMKRNNCGKALDIARVARDMHGGNGISAEFHVMRHVHNLETVNTYEGTHDVHALILGRAITGIQAFF; encoded by the coding sequence ATGAGCGTGCGCCCTCAGACCAAGGACAAGCCGGCTGCGGCTTCCTTCCAGTGGGACGATCCGTTCCTGCTCGACGAGCAGCTGACCGAAGACGAGCGCATGGTGCGCGACACCGCGCGCGCCTACGCCCAGGACAAGCTGCTGCCGCGCGTCACCAAGGCCTATCTGGAAGAGAAGACCGATCGCGAGATCTTCAACGAGATGGGCGAGCTCGGCCTGATCGGCATCACGCTGCCGGAGGAGTTTGGTTGCGCCAATGCGAGCTACGTGGCCTACGGCCTCGTCGCGCGCGAGATCGAGCGGGTCGATTCCGGCTATCGCTCGATGAACTCGGTGCAGTCCTCGCTGGTGATGTATCCGATCTACGCCTATGGCGACGAGAACCAGCGCAAGAAGTATCTGCCGAAGCTCGCCAGCGGCGAGTGGGTCGGCTGCTTCGGCCTGACCGAGCCCGACGCCGGATCCGACCCGGCCGGCATGAAGACCCGCGCCGAGAAGGTCTCGGACGGCTACCGCCTCACCGGTAGCAAGATGTGGATCTCGAATGCGCCGATCGCCGACGTGTTCGTGATCTGGGCCAAGTCGGCCGAGCACGACAACCAGATCCGCGGCTTCGTGCTGGAGAAGGGCATGAAGGGCCTGTCCGCGCCGAAGATCGGCAGCAAGCTCTCGCTTCGCGCCTCCATCACCGGCGAGGTCGTGATGGACGGCGTCGTGGTCCCCGAAAGCGCGCTGCTGCCCAACGTCTCCGGCCTGAAGGGCCCGTTCGGCTGCCTCAACCGCGCCCGCTACGGCATCTCCTGGGGTGCACTCGGCGCCGCCGAGGACTGCATGCATCGCGCCCGCCAATACACGCTCGATCGCAAGCAGTTCGGCAAGCCGCTCGCTGCGACCCAACTGGTGCAGAAGAAGCTGGCCGACATGGAAACCGAGATCGCGCTCGGTCTTCAGGGCTCGCTTCGCGTCGGTCGCCTGATGGACGAGGGCAAGTTCGCGCCCGAGATGATCTCGATCATGAAGCGCAACAATTGCGGCAAGGCCCTCGACATCGCCCGGGTTGCCCGCGACATGCACGGCGGCAACGGCATCTCGGCCGAATTCCACGTGATGCGTCACGTCCATAACCTCGAGACTGTCAACACCTACGAGGGCACCCACGACGTCCACGCCCTGATCCTGGGCCGCGCGATCACGGGCATTCAGGCGTTTTTCTGA